The Phormidium yuhuli AB48 DNA window ACTGGCGAGTTTATGGCTGACGGCACCGATGCTGTCAAGGCGCACAAGTTCTTCCCAGGCACAGATTTCATCCTCTTCATCCGATTCGTAGCGGATGGTGACGAGATCCCCCTCGATATCGAGAATTTGGGCGCGATCAATCCAGCGTTGTTGATCTCGTAGGAAGACACAGACTTCACGACCTTCACAGCAGAATTGATAGAGCTTGCGATGTAGCATTCAGAGTTTGGGAAAGACGTAGGCTTTCCGGACTATTCTAACGCGATCGCACTCTCTCGTCGATGAAATCTGGCTAAGGGTTTAGGGGCGATCGCCCCCTTCCGCTCCCGGGTCGTACCAATCCTGGTTAAGATGAAATCAGACCGGTTTGAAATTGGTTTGTCTAGTCAGATTGAATAGGACGTAAAAAATGCAAAAAGAACGATGTCCTGGGTATCGCTTTTTTTGTCCATGTACCGTCCTATTTAAATTGTCTGTTATTCCTAGTTCTTCGCCATTACCTGATGAGTGCCAACCCCGTGAATGCTTCCGTCTTCGCCGATGAACGTCTGTTATTTGAGCCGGTTGCGGCCCATGGCAACGCCTTAGAGGTCATTTTTGCCTTTCCCAATACCTACAGTGTGGGTATTACCAGCCTTGGCTATCAGGTGGTTTGGGCCACGTTGGCCATGCGTGAGGATATCTCAGTCAGTCGTCTCTTTATGGATGTTAGGGAACCCCTGCCGGAGGGAGCCGATCTATTGGGATTTTCTCTCTCCTGGGAACTCGATTATGTGAATATCCTCAGTGTGTTGGAGTCGTTACAGATTCCCATCCGCTCCCAGTGGCGTGACGATCGCCATCCCCTGGTGTTTGGCGGCGGCCCGGTATTGACGGCTAATCCTGAACCTTTTGCCAATTTCTTTGATGTGATTCTGCTCGGGGATGGGGAAGATTTGATTCCCAACTTCCTCAATGCCTGTCAGGAGGTACGGGGGGCCTCACGGGGGGAGCAGTTGCGACGTTTGGCTCAGGTTCCGGGGGTGTATATTCCTAGTTTATATGAGGTGTGCTATCAGAGTCCTGAGGGGGCGATCGCCTCAATTACCCCCATCGAGGCTGAGGTTCCCCCTCAGGTGCAGAAACAAACCTATCGCGGTAATACTCTTTCAACCTCGTCAGTGGTGACGCCACAAGCGGCTTGGGAGAATATCTATATGGTGGAAGTGGTGCGCAGTTGTCCGGAAATGTGCCGCTTCTGTTTGGCCAGTTATCTAACGCTTCCCTTCCGCATCGCCAGTTTAGAGGAGTCTCTGATTCCCGCTATTGAACGGGGGATTCAGGTGAGCGATCGCCTGGGGTTATTGGGAGCCTCGATTACCCAACATCCCGAGTTTGAGGCGGTATTAGACTATCTGGATCAAGACTGCTACGAGGACTTACGGCTGAGCATTGCCTCGGTGCGAACCAATACGGTCACCCCCAAGTTAGCCCAGATTTTGACCAAGCGAGGCACAAAATCTATCACCATCGCCGTAGAAACGGGATCAGAACGGTTGCGGCGGGTGATTAATAAGAAGTTAGAGAATCCTGAGATTGTCGCGGCGGCGCAACAGGCCAAGGCGGGAGGCTTGAAGGGGGTTAAACTCTATGGCATGGTGGGCATCCCTGGCGAGACGGAGGAGGATGTCAGCGCCACTATCGGCATGATGAGCGAGTTAAAACGAGAGGTTCCCGGATTACGGCTCACCCTCGGCTGTAGTACCTTTGTCCCTAAGGCTCATACTCCCTTTCAAGGCTATGGGGTGAATCCCCAGGCCAAGAAACGGTTAAAGCAGTTAGAGAAGGCCTTGCGATCGCAGGGGATGGACTTCCGCCCAGAAAGTTATAATTGGTCTGTGATTCAGACCTTAATTGCCCGGGGCGATCGTCGTCTCTCACACCTGTTAGAATTGGTACGAGACTACGGCGACACGGTCGGAAGTTACAAACGAGCCTTTAAACAGCTACGCGGACAACTCCCTCCCCTCGATTACTATGTACATGAAAATTACGAGGGCGATCGCATC harbors:
- a CDS encoding B12-binding domain-containing radical SAM protein is translated as MSANPVNASVFADERLLFEPVAAHGNALEVIFAFPNTYSVGITSLGYQVVWATLAMREDISVSRLFMDVREPLPEGADLLGFSLSWELDYVNILSVLESLQIPIRSQWRDDRHPLVFGGGPVLTANPEPFANFFDVILLGDGEDLIPNFLNACQEVRGASRGEQLRRLAQVPGVYIPSLYEVCYQSPEGAIASITPIEAEVPPQVQKQTYRGNTLSTSSVVTPQAAWENIYMVEVVRSCPEMCRFCLASYLTLPFRIASLEESLIPAIERGIQVSDRLGLLGASITQHPEFEAVLDYLDQDCYEDLRLSIASVRTNTVTPKLAQILTKRGTKSITIAVETGSERLRRVINKKLENPEIVAAAQQAKAGGLKGVKLYGMVGIPGETEEDVSATIGMMSELKREVPGLRLTLGCSTFVPKAHTPFQGYGVNPQAKKRLKQLEKALRSQGMDFRPESYNWSVIQTLIARGDRRLSHLLELVRDYGDTVGSYKRAFKQLRGQLPPLDYYVHENYEGDRILPWSHLRGPLPPETLAKHLTDAQNAMSETSHVPTA
- a CDS encoding DUF6679 family protein translates to MLHRKLYQFCCEGREVCVFLRDQQRWIDRAQILDIEGDLVTIRYESDEEDEICAWEELVRLDSIGAVSHKLASVPKGGFDPLIAEDCPDAEKIRKSHPESNPD